In Acidobacteriota bacterium, one DNA window encodes the following:
- a CDS encoding sugar-transfer associated ATP-grasp domain-containing protein: MIYKRIIFNKKLPIKQRILKAFLYFILRRKARISWWMRFKKVFFFNPEYIKPIDKAAEKTHKSYWSFFSKDINLQTIRVCAHISGASNAEMVPEEIYVSDIEPSLNTEKGIEYISNKSFYNLWYPGSLFPKSYFHNIAGEYYDNCLNIVTYEDILNIVNELSYPVVLKPNKDSYGGQDIYFLKNKYELIEKILNRKNYVVQEKLEQHPFFAKYNPNGLNTIRVYLYKSVKNEKYRVINTALRMGKGGSLDNETAGGIICLIKPNGQLNGYAVDKYGTKYEKHPDTGYRFDEIVPEYSKLTQESISISQKVFYSRILGLDAYYDRESRWRFIEINTRGHTIRFSQYGGQPFFKEYSSEILEYCKINHWALQ; encoded by the coding sequence ATGATCTATAAAAGAATTATATTTAACAAAAAGCTTCCAATTAAACAGAGGATATTAAAGGCTTTTCTTTATTTCATATTAAGAAGAAAAGCAAGGATAAGTTGGTGGATGCGCTTTAAAAAAGTATTCTTTTTTAATCCAGAATATATAAAGCCCATTGATAAAGCGGCTGAAAAAACACACAAAAGTTACTGGTCATTCTTTTCAAAGGATATCAATCTTCAGACTATTCGTGTTTGTGCTCATATTTCAGGAGCCTCAAATGCAGAAATGGTACCTGAAGAGATTTATGTATCAGACATTGAGCCAAGCTTAAATACAGAAAAAGGGATTGAGTACATAAGCAATAAGAGTTTCTATAATCTTTGGTATCCGGGTTCATTATTTCCTAAGTCATATTTCCATAATATTGCTGGGGAATATTACGATAATTGTCTAAACATTGTCACTTATGAGGATATTTTAAATATAGTGAACGAGCTTAGTTATCCCGTGGTCTTAAAGCCAAATAAGGACTCTTATGGAGGGCAGGATATTTATTTTCTAAAAAATAAATATGAACTCATAGAAAAAATATTAAACAGAAAGAATTATGTTGTTCAGGAAAAATTAGAACAACATCCATTCTTTGCAAAATATAATCCGAATGGCCTAAATACAATACGAGTTTATCTATATAAGTCCGTAAAAAATGAAAAATACAGGGTTATTAATACAGCTCTAAGAATGGGCAAGGGCGGCTCTCTAGACAATGAAACGGCTGGTGGCATAATTTGTTTGATAAAACCGAATGGTCAATTAAATGGATATGCGGTTGACAAATACGGAACGAAGTATGAAAAGCATCCGGATACTGGATATCGGTTTGATGAAATAGTTCCGGAATATAGCAAGTTAACTCAAGAGTCTATTTCGATATCGCAAAAAGTATTCTATAGCAGGATACTAGGACTTGACGCTTATTATGATAGAGAATCAAGATGGCGATTTATCGAAATTAATACTAGAGGCCACACGATCAGATTTTCTCAGTATGGAGGCCAGCCTTTTTTTAAAGAATACTCATCTGAAATATTAGAATATTGCAAAATAAATCATTGGGCACTTCAATAA